A genomic segment from Desulfuromonas sp. encodes:
- a CDS encoding type I secretion system permease/ATPase encodes MNSALMAFDLVARVNRVDIDIRSFEREFGTDETISPEELVRIARRFDFKAKIKSLSIAELLEKYPLPAITVNRDSEYLTILKVDRQAGRVLYFNPYEKKTAEKSISEFESDLDKIIILVHKKISSQVVFGFKWFLYEITKFKRIIGEVLLGSFFVQLFGLVTPLFTQVILDKVIVHRSLTTLDVLAIAFLAIAIFELLLNISRNYIFIHTAHKLDAKLGAKLFKHLLALPFMYFESRKVGNIAARVRELDTIREFITNKAVSVIIDLFFSLVFVAVMFIYSVKLTLVVLGFVSVIALLYLIITPELRKRLEEKFQMSAASNSYLVESVTGVQTVKSLAVEGTMQKKWEDHLGRYVGSSFRLANMSNISGAVSGTVRQLMTITILFLGVKSVLQGSLTIGQLIAFQMFAGQFTGPVLRLVNLWNEFQQALLSVDRLGDILNHPQEVSTDKAITLADLKGAIRLENVSFQYSANGPRVLNSISFDIRPGMSIGIVGRSGSGKSTLAKLLQRLYVPTEGAMYIDDIDMRHLNPFWLRYNIGVVLQENYLFSGTIRDNIALPKPDTSMETIIQASQVAGAHEFITKLPEGYETEVSERGASLSGGQRQRIAIARALITKPRLLIFDEATSALDYESEKIIRENMHAIKRGRTTVLIAHRLATIKDCDVILVLEDGALVESGSHKDLLARKGYYYKLSQQQQ; translated from the coding sequence ATGAATTCAGCTTTGATGGCATTTGATCTTGTGGCTCGTGTCAACCGGGTCGATATTGATATACGTTCTTTTGAAAGGGAGTTCGGTACCGACGAGACGATCTCTCCAGAGGAGTTGGTTCGTATCGCGCGGCGGTTCGATTTCAAGGCCAAAATCAAGTCTCTCTCTATTGCCGAGTTGCTCGAGAAATACCCGCTGCCGGCGATTACTGTAAACCGGGACAGCGAATATCTGACCATTCTGAAAGTTGACCGGCAGGCGGGAAGGGTCCTTTATTTTAATCCTTATGAAAAGAAGACGGCTGAGAAGTCGATTTCCGAGTTCGAGTCTGATCTGGATAAAATTATTATTCTTGTACATAAAAAGATATCCAGTCAGGTTGTCTTCGGCTTCAAGTGGTTTCTTTATGAAATAACGAAATTCAAAAGAATAATTGGCGAAGTTCTACTTGGCTCGTTTTTCGTACAGTTGTTCGGCCTCGTGACGCCACTATTCACCCAGGTTATCCTGGATAAAGTCATCGTCCATAGAAGCCTGACGACCCTCGATGTCCTCGCCATTGCATTTCTGGCTATTGCGATATTCGAACTTCTTCTGAATATCTCCCGGAATTACATATTTATTCACACCGCACATAAACTCGATGCGAAGTTGGGGGCAAAGCTGTTCAAACATCTACTCGCCCTTCCTTTTATGTACTTTGAGAGCCGAAAGGTCGGGAATATCGCAGCGCGGGTGCGAGAACTCGACACGATTCGGGAATTCATAACCAACAAAGCTGTCAGTGTCATTATCGACCTTTTTTTCTCCCTTGTCTTCGTTGCCGTAATGTTCATTTACAGCGTAAAACTGACACTGGTTGTGCTCGGTTTTGTTTCGGTGATCGCCTTGTTGTATCTGATTATCACCCCTGAACTCAGGAAACGCCTGGAAGAGAAGTTCCAGATGTCGGCAGCCTCCAATTCCTACCTGGTTGAATCTGTGACCGGTGTGCAGACGGTGAAATCCCTGGCGGTTGAAGGCACAATGCAGAAAAAATGGGAAGATCACCTCGGTCGGTATGTTGGTTCGAGCTTCAGGCTGGCGAACATGTCGAATATCTCGGGCGCAGTGTCAGGGACAGTCCGCCAGTTAATGACCATTACGATCCTGTTTCTCGGGGTTAAGTCTGTACTACAGGGGAGTCTGACGATCGGTCAGTTGATTGCGTTTCAGATGTTTGCCGGACAATTTACAGGACCGGTTCTAAGATTGGTGAATCTGTGGAATGAGTTTCAGCAGGCACTTCTTTCGGTCGACCGATTGGGCGACATATTGAACCATCCGCAGGAGGTATCAACCGATAAAGCGATCACTCTGGCCGATCTGAAAGGGGCTATTCGTCTTGAAAATGTATCGTTTCAGTATTCAGCAAACGGCCCCAGGGTATTGAATTCAATTTCCTTCGATATCCGGCCGGGAATGAGTATCGGAATTGTCGGGCGAAGCGGAAGCGGTAAAAGCACCCTGGCCAAGCTGCTGCAACGATTGTATGTGCCAACTGAGGGTGCAATGTACATCGATGATATCGATATGCGTCATCTTAATCCGTTTTGGCTAAGATATAATATTGGCGTTGTCTTGCAGGAAAACTATCTTTTCAGTGGGACAATCCGCGACAATATTGCCCTGCCCAAACCTGACACCTCAATGGAAACCATAATTCAGGCATCACAGGTTGCCGGAGCGCATGAATTTATTACAAAGCTTCCTGAAGGATATGAAACAGAAGTGAGTGAGCGCGGTGCTTCATTGTCGGGCGGCCAGAGACAGCGGATTGCTATCGCACGGGCCTTGATTACCAAGCCAAGGTTGCTGATCTTCGATGAAGCGACGTCGGCTCTCGACTATGAATCAGAAAAAATCATCCGGGAGAATATGCATGCAATCAAGAGGGGGCGAACGACTGTTCTGATTGCTCATCGACTTGCAACCATCAAGGATTGTGACGTCATATTGGTGCTGGAGGATGGAGCGTTGGTCGAATCCGGAAGCCACAAAGACCTTTTGGCTCGTAAAGGTTATTACTACAAACTGTCTCAACAGCAACAGTAG